The following coding sequences lie in one Gemmatimonadaceae bacterium genomic window:
- the cutA gene encoding divalent-cation tolerance protein CutA, giving the protein MPHTDAIVVLTTVASDDEAVRLVRALLERRLIACGTLVPGARSLYRWQGKIADEREVLVLLKTRSARLETLQVAFGELHPYKVPELLALPVSAGLAKYLEWISGETTLALA; this is encoded by the coding sequence ATGCCCCACACGGATGCCATTGTCGTTCTGACCACCGTCGCCTCGGACGACGAGGCGGTGCGCTTGGTGCGCGCGCTGCTCGAGCGCCGACTCATCGCCTGCGGCACCCTGGTGCCGGGGGCCCGATCGCTGTACCGCTGGCAGGGCAAGATCGCCGACGAGCGCGAAGTGCTGGTGCTCCTCAAGACGCGGTCGGCCCGGCTCGAAACCCTCCAAGTGGCGTTCGGCGAACTGCACCCGTACAAGGTGCCGGAGCTGCTCGCCCTGCCCGTGTCGGCGGGCCTGGCCAAGTATCTCGAGTGGATCAGCGGCGAGACCACGCTCGCGCTGGCCTGA